In a genomic window of uncultured Sphaerochaeta sp.:
- the rbfA gene encoding 30S ribosome-binding factor RbfA produces MSEYSQKRIESKLSEAISTLIVTGEIKNHQVSTLCSVSRVELSVDNSFATVFISSVLDDESLARSVEALQKASAFIQKRVGAFLKTRNTPVLKFKADISLREGLKINALIDSLVEDGNSR; encoded by the coding sequence ATGAGTGAATACAGTCAGAAACGTATAGAATCAAAACTCTCTGAGGCGATCAGCACGCTGATCGTCACAGGAGAGATCAAGAACCATCAGGTCAGTACGCTCTGCTCCGTATCACGGGTGGAACTCTCAGTTGACAACTCCTTTGCCACGGTGTTCATTTCCAGTGTACTGGATGATGAATCGCTTGCGAGAAGTGTTGAAGCACTGCAGAAAGCCAGTGCCTTCATCCAGAAGCGGGTAGGGGCGTTCCTGAAGACCAGGAATACTCCCGTGCTGAAGTTCAAGGCTGATATCTCACTCAGGGAAGGATTGAAGATCAATGCCCTGATTGATTCCTTGGTGGAAGATGGGAACTCACGCTAG
- the nusA gene encoding transcription termination factor NusA, whose protein sequence is MATEIGDAIRSMVAEKNISEELVISTIEDILRAAYKRKFGTEENAVIEFSEDYTSVELSSRRQIVDDDNWYNEVTEIPLSEAKEIHEECEIGDELLIPVDLKEFDRISVQSAKQRAHQSFRDIQKDTLYSEYKAKEGQLIIGYYRRQVQNGDIYVDIGTTEGLLPRRNQSSRESYGNNDKIKCYVEKVEKAERGLKVILSRTSGELIRKLFEVEVPEIAQNQIDIIKIVREAGYRTKVAVASRNDDIDPVGACVGLKGNRIQTIMSEIEGEKIDILRYDPNPINYIRNALSPAQVKDVVVVDKNIYHAVAIVEDSQLSLAIGKQGLNVRLANKLVDWMIDVKTQAQFDEMDIAKEARSRAESIFRDEEPFFEEEGVAPVELPNEEVAVAAEETFVDEDEIALSELPLDQNLLSKLQFHDVYSVEEFINLTEEDLASFNDLSEEEIIAIKDTINEYVDIVEDEVEGETEYVCPNCGSSITEDMTVCPNCGTGLVFEVE, encoded by the coding sequence ATGGCAACTGAAATTGGTGACGCTATCCGAAGTATGGTAGCGGAAAAGAACATTTCCGAAGAGCTGGTCATCAGCACCATCGAGGATATACTTCGTGCAGCGTACAAGAGAAAATTCGGTACCGAAGAGAATGCCGTCATAGAGTTCAGCGAGGATTACACCTCAGTCGAGCTCTCCAGTCGTCGTCAAATCGTCGACGATGACAATTGGTACAATGAGGTCACCGAGATTCCTCTCAGTGAAGCCAAGGAAATCCATGAGGAGTGTGAGATCGGTGATGAGTTGCTCATTCCCGTAGATCTCAAGGAGTTCGACCGCATCAGCGTACAGAGCGCAAAGCAGCGGGCCCACCAGAGCTTCAGGGACATCCAGAAGGATACCCTGTACAGTGAGTACAAGGCCAAGGAAGGCCAGCTGATCATCGGTTATTATCGCCGCCAGGTTCAGAATGGCGACATCTATGTGGATATCGGGACGACCGAAGGTCTGCTCCCACGCCGCAACCAATCCAGCAGGGAAAGCTACGGAAACAACGACAAGATCAAATGTTATGTTGAGAAAGTCGAGAAAGCCGAACGCGGCCTGAAGGTCATCCTTTCCCGCACCAGCGGCGAGCTTATCCGCAAGCTCTTCGAGGTTGAGGTTCCTGAAATTGCACAGAACCAGATCGACATCATCAAGATCGTTCGTGAGGCCGGCTACCGCACCAAGGTTGCTGTTGCATCACGCAATGATGACATCGACCCGGTCGGTGCTTGTGTCGGGTTGAAGGGAAATCGAATTCAGACTATCATGAGTGAGATAGAAGGCGAGAAGATTGATATTCTTCGCTATGATCCCAATCCGATCAACTATATCCGCAATGCCCTCAGCCCTGCTCAGGTCAAGGATGTAGTGGTGGTGGACAAGAACATCTACCATGCAGTGGCAATTGTTGAGGACAGCCAACTTTCACTTGCCATCGGAAAGCAGGGATTGAACGTACGGCTTGCGAACAAGCTGGTTGACTGGATGATTGATGTCAAGACCCAGGCACAGTTTGATGAGATGGACATCGCCAAGGAAGCACGGTCCAGGGCAGAAAGCATCTTCCGTGATGAGGAACCGTTCTTTGAAGAAGAGGGTGTTGCACCTGTTGAGCTGCCAAACGAGGAAGTGGCGGTTGCTGCCGAGGAGACGTTTGTTGATGAGGACGAGATTGCCCTCTCCGAACTGCCTTTGGATCAGAATCTGCTCAGCAAGCTTCAGTTCCATGATGTGTATAGTGTCGAGGAGTTCATCAACCTTACGGAAGAGGATCTGGCCAGCTTCAACGATTTGAGCGAGGAAGAGATCATCGCCATCAAGGATACGATCAACGAGTATGTAGATATCGTTGAGGATGAAGTGGAGGGAGAAACCGAGTATGTCTGCCCCAATTGCGGTTCTTCCATCACAGAAGATATGACTGTGTGCCCAAACTGTGGTACAGGTCTGGTATTTGAGGTAGAGTAA
- the bamA gene encoding outer membrane protein assembly factor BamA, with protein MDKRLVRAFACITLILFFSLSVLSAADSDPWYLGKRIASFTNSGLQNVPENTVLDIQFKYVGKNFTDELFNELQGELYGLEYFSYFLAEAQRTGEGGNDLQIAMSFYELPYVESITVAGNEGIKLKDITEKLTAKEGTFLDDQNIELSKMAVIELYKEKGYADASIESAYTVDEAKNSTIISYTITEGQQKRIGEILFEGNQNLGSDVLVKQLESKPVSYFNSGYYNPLTIETDKQKLLDFYQSRGYVDAQVTDVRIEDISTEDDKFARQRVVFSLEEGQQWFFGGIEVEGNTVFTDEQFQNLISMKVGSVLDVSRVQKEITAVTDLYWNNGYIFNLISTDMIRDEETKSITYVLNVQENQQAVIEDIRIEGLTKTKSYVFERELTFAKGDIFSKEKLIRSAQNIYNTLIVTDVQFDILNGTEEGKVIPVFTVVEGNQMDIQFGATFGGNVDGFPVSGFLQWSDKNLGGTGKDLAIATNLSPDTQTFSVSFTDGWFKDRRWSNGFTFTFERSVKDSTLQRGTGSDYYTGHDAENLADNPYPYGYESYASYLAADQALPSSRYLMTYTYYRLSLGYNTGYTFMFRPGSLIVGAGATVGLNYADYDKNLYDPYEKLIQRYGSDWQFSNRINLSFAWDGRDRIQNTSRGYYLSQGFTYAGGILFGLSNYIKTSTSASAYTTLFTFDLDEKPANVVLGVTSSISAMLPQYYYNQDEDAWGWYDAKMGATRYEMLYIDGMNTARGFNVVFDQALLWDNQVAITWPLAHNVLSAEIYGSATAVSPVLDGLTMSDLSWYYSMGAGIKLKVPGFPLGLYLVKNASYIDNTFAWDGGTIFKGSSDDSGLKLVLAITTTLY; from the coding sequence ATGGATAAGCGTCTAGTCCGAGCATTTGCATGCATCACCCTGATACTTTTTTTCTCTCTCTCAGTTCTCTCTGCCGCTGACTCCGATCCTTGGTACCTGGGAAAACGCATCGCTTCCTTTACCAATTCCGGACTGCAAAATGTCCCTGAAAATACCGTGCTTGACATTCAGTTCAAGTATGTGGGAAAGAATTTTACCGATGAATTGTTCAATGAGCTGCAAGGCGAATTGTATGGTTTGGAATATTTCTCCTACTTTCTTGCAGAGGCCCAGCGCACTGGGGAAGGCGGCAATGACTTACAGATAGCGATGAGCTTCTATGAGTTGCCGTATGTGGAAAGCATTACCGTTGCCGGCAACGAAGGGATCAAGCTCAAGGACATCACGGAAAAACTGACAGCCAAAGAAGGGACGTTCCTGGATGACCAGAACATCGAGCTTTCCAAGATGGCTGTCATCGAGCTGTACAAGGAGAAAGGGTATGCCGATGCGTCCATAGAGAGCGCATATACGGTGGATGAGGCGAAAAACAGCACCATCATCTCCTATACCATCACCGAAGGTCAGCAGAAGAGAATAGGGGAGATTCTTTTTGAAGGAAATCAGAACCTGGGTTCCGACGTTCTGGTCAAGCAACTCGAATCCAAACCGGTGAGTTACTTCAATTCCGGCTACTACAATCCGCTTACCATTGAAACCGACAAGCAGAAGCTGCTCGACTTCTACCAGAGCCGTGGGTATGTTGATGCGCAGGTTACGGATGTCAGAATCGAGGATATCAGCACAGAGGACGACAAGTTTGCAAGACAACGGGTGGTGTTCTCCCTTGAGGAAGGCCAGCAGTGGTTCTTTGGGGGGATAGAGGTGGAAGGCAATACGGTTTTCACCGATGAGCAGTTCCAGAACCTCATTTCCATGAAAGTGGGTTCCGTGCTTGATGTGTCCCGTGTACAGAAGGAAATCACCGCTGTCACCGATCTCTACTGGAACAACGGCTACATCTTCAACCTGATCAGCACCGACATGATTCGCGATGAGGAAACGAAGAGCATCACCTATGTCCTGAATGTGCAGGAGAATCAGCAGGCAGTCATCGAAGATATCAGGATCGAGGGTCTTACCAAGACCAAGAGTTATGTTTTTGAACGCGAGCTCACCTTCGCAAAGGGTGATATTTTCTCCAAGGAAAAACTGATTCGCAGTGCCCAGAACATCTACAACACCCTGATCGTCACCGATGTACAGTTCGATATCCTCAACGGAACCGAGGAAGGGAAGGTCATTCCTGTCTTCACCGTGGTGGAGGGGAACCAGATGGACATCCAGTTCGGTGCCACGTTCGGTGGCAACGTCGATGGATTCCCTGTTTCGGGTTTCCTGCAGTGGTCTGACAAGAACCTGGGAGGCACCGGCAAGGATCTTGCCATCGCCACCAATCTCAGCCCCGATACCCAGACCTTCTCCGTCTCCTTCACTGATGGCTGGTTCAAGGACCGCAGGTGGTCAAATGGCTTTACCTTCACCTTCGAACGCAGCGTAAAGGATTCCACCTTGCAGCGAGGCACCGGAAGTGATTACTACACCGGCCACGATGCGGAAAATCTTGCAGACAATCCGTATCCGTACGGCTACGAGAGCTATGCAAGCTATCTTGCTGCCGACCAGGCACTTCCTTCCAGCCGGTATCTCATGACCTATACCTACTACCGGCTTTCGCTCGGCTACAACACAGGCTATACGTTCATGTTCCGGCCAGGTTCCCTGATCGTAGGCGCGGGTGCGACGGTTGGACTGAACTACGCAGATTATGACAAGAACCTCTATGATCCGTACGAGAAACTCATTCAACGGTACGGCAGCGATTGGCAGTTCAGCAACCGTATCAATCTCTCCTTTGCCTGGGATGGAAGGGACCGGATCCAGAACACCAGCAGGGGTTACTACCTCAGCCAAGGCTTCACCTATGCCGGCGGTATTCTCTTTGGTCTTTCCAACTACATCAAGACCAGCACGAGTGCCAGTGCCTATACGACGCTCTTCACCTTCGATCTTGATGAGAAACCTGCGAATGTGGTGCTGGGCGTCACGTCCAGCATCAGTGCGATGCTGCCCCAATACTATTACAACCAGGATGAAGATGCATGGGGCTGGTACGATGCCAAGATGGGGGCAACGCGCTATGAGATGCTCTACATCGATGGCATGAACACCGCCCGGGGTTTCAACGTTGTCTTCGACCAAGCGCTCCTGTGGGACAACCAGGTGGCCATCACCTGGCCCTTGGCACACAATGTCTTGTCTGCAGAAATCTATGGCAGTGCCACAGCAGTAAGCCCTGTCCTTGATGGGCTTACCATGAGCGACTTGTCCTGGTACTACTCCATGGGTGCAGGGATAAAGCTGAAGGTTCCAGGGTTCCCCTTGGGACTCTATCTGGTCAAGAATGCCAGCTACATCGACAATACCTTTGCATGGGATGGCGGTACCATCTTCAAGGGCAGCAGCGATGACAGCGGTCTGAAGCTGGTGCTTGCCATTACGACAACCTTGTATTGA
- the infB gene encoding translation initiation factor IF-2, which yields MTEENNKPKATLIKHVVAPTEHKEEQKAPVKEQDSKPKAPEKRRVVVVKKKVVVVKPQVQVRNEESEKNTSEPEAKTSTIESTKEGEKGSTHSTRLGVRRSQRSSSDKLSASPLHNGPVVIRPTNLPPVPNQGLTVKDHAELQSRAPESTPATQGSPQGSGPRIAGTVGGRPAPGSRPPYQGNRSGGYQGQNNRYQGQNPGYQGQGGGYQGQAPRTGGYQGQNPNYQGQAPRTGGYQGQNPNYQGQAPRTGGYQGQNPNYQGQAPRTGGYQGRTPNYQGRPAGGAPGARPGGFRPQGGPGGQRPPFGQRPGGGRPAPSSGSQEMDSLNQRTPKKTFTKRTNASYKKRNAEEEKEFQIQRRKEQAAAKLASVPKSIDMMEVITVSDLAKKMNLKASEIIAKLFKMGMMVTINQQIDYETAEIICSEYNCSVHLVSLYDETLIASESDEDQELVDRAPIVTVMGHVDHGKTKLLDAIRSTKVAEGEYGGITQHIGAYKVNLDDRGEVVFLDTPGHAAFSMMRARGAQVTDIVILVVAANDGVMPQTREAIDHARAANVPIIVAINKCDLAEAKPERVMQQLSDLGLMPEEWGGQTLYCQISALKKIGIDELLDTVLLQAEMLELKANANCRAEGKIIESRIDQGRGIVASVLIERGTLKQGDYYVAGIYPGRVRAMFDDKGRKIEIAGPSTPVEIIGLSDIPGAGDPFQVTEDERQARQVGAKRQELERLGDSRNVKKVTLDNLYSKIKEGAIQEFNVIIKGDVQGSVEALQGSLEKLSTDEIHLNVIRASAGAIIESDVTLASASDALVIGFNVRPTPRAQALADQEKIEIRKYNIIYDVVDDIRLAMEGMLSPEVREIEIGTVEVRDTFKVPRIGTIAGAMVTKGKVKRNALVRVIRDSIQLNSQMVRISSLKRFKDDAKEVAEGFECGIGLENFNDLRVGDILEIVDTEEVARKLESNQKI from the coding sequence ATGACGGAAGAGAATAACAAGCCGAAAGCAACGTTGATCAAGCATGTAGTAGCTCCCACGGAGCACAAGGAAGAGCAGAAGGCGCCTGTGAAGGAACAAGATTCCAAACCCAAGGCCCCCGAGAAACGTCGGGTGGTTGTAGTCAAAAAGAAAGTAGTGGTGGTCAAACCCCAGGTCCAGGTTCGCAATGAAGAGAGCGAAAAGAACACTTCGGAACCGGAGGCAAAGACTTCCACGATAGAGAGTACCAAGGAAGGGGAAAAGGGTAGCACCCATTCCACCAGGCTTGGTGTGCGCAGGAGCCAGCGCTCATCCTCAGACAAGCTTTCAGCTTCGCCGTTGCATAACGGACCGGTAGTCATCAGGCCGACCAATCTTCCGCCTGTTCCGAATCAGGGTCTTACGGTTAAGGACCATGCAGAGCTGCAAAGCCGCGCTCCTGAATCAACACCAGCAACCCAAGGTTCTCCTCAGGGCAGTGGTCCTCGTATTGCAGGAACTGTTGGAGGCAGACCCGCTCCGGGATCCCGTCCTCCGTACCAAGGCAACAGAAGCGGCGGCTATCAAGGTCAGAACAACCGCTATCAGGGGCAGAATCCCGGGTACCAAGGGCAGGGAGGCGGCTATCAGGGCCAAGCTCCCAGAACTGGTGGATACCAGGGGCAGAACCCCAATTACCAAGGCCAAGCTCCCCGCACCGGTGGCTATCAGGGACAGAACCCCAATTACCAGGGCCAAGCTCCCCGCACCGGCGGTTATCAGGGGCAGAACCCCAATTATCAGGGACAGGCTCCCCGCACCGGCGGCTATCAAGGCCGTACACCCAACTATCAGGGTAGACCTGCAGGTGGTGCACCTGGTGCACGACCTGGTGGATTCAGACCCCAAGGTGGGCCCGGTGGTCAGCGTCCTCCGTTCGGTCAGAGACCTGGTGGGGGCAGACCTGCTCCTTCTTCAGGCTCTCAGGAAATGGATTCGCTGAATCAGAGAACTCCCAAGAAAACCTTCACCAAGAGGACCAATGCATCGTACAAAAAGCGCAATGCAGAGGAAGAGAAGGAGTTCCAGATCCAGAGACGCAAGGAACAGGCTGCGGCAAAGCTTGCTTCTGTTCCCAAGTCCATTGACATGATGGAAGTGATCACTGTCAGCGATCTGGCCAAGAAAATGAATTTGAAGGCGAGCGAAATCATCGCCAAGCTCTTCAAGATGGGCATGATGGTAACCATCAACCAGCAGATCGACTACGAAACGGCAGAGATCATCTGCAGTGAGTACAACTGCTCGGTCCATCTTGTATCGCTCTATGACGAGACATTGATCGCCAGCGAGTCCGATGAGGATCAGGAGTTGGTTGACCGCGCTCCGATCGTCACCGTCATGGGTCACGTAGACCATGGTAAGACAAAACTGCTCGATGCAATCCGTTCCACCAAGGTCGCTGAAGGCGAATATGGTGGCATCACCCAGCATATCGGTGCATACAAGGTGAATCTTGATGACAGGGGCGAGGTAGTCTTCCTCGATACCCCGGGTCACGCAGCATTCTCCATGATGCGTGCCCGTGGTGCACAGGTTACGGATATCGTCATCCTTGTCGTTGCCGCCAATGACGGTGTCATGCCGCAGACGAGAGAGGCCATTGACCATGCCCGTGCTGCGAATGTACCCATCATCGTGGCCATCAACAAGTGTGACCTTGCCGAGGCAAAGCCCGAGCGCGTCATGCAGCAACTCTCCGACCTCGGACTCATGCCTGAGGAATGGGGTGGGCAGACCTTGTACTGCCAGATTTCCGCACTCAAGAAGATTGGTATCGACGAACTGTTGGATACGGTACTCTTGCAGGCTGAGATGCTTGAGCTCAAGGCCAATGCAAACTGCAGGGCGGAAGGAAAGATCATCGAAAGCAGAATAGACCAGGGTCGTGGTATTGTGGCTTCGGTACTCATCGAACGCGGTACACTCAAACAGGGCGACTACTACGTTGCAGGCATCTATCCCGGACGTGTACGTGCCATGTTTGACGACAAGGGAAGAAAGATTGAGATTGCTGGTCCCTCCACACCGGTTGAGATCATCGGCTTGAGCGATATTCCGGGTGCGGGCGATCCGTTCCAGGTAACCGAGGATGAAAGACAGGCACGCCAGGTTGGTGCCAAGAGACAGGAACTGGAGAGACTCGGCGACAGCCGCAACGTGAAGAAAGTCACGCTTGACAATCTCTATTCCAAGATCAAGGAAGGAGCCATCCAGGAGTTCAATGTCATCATCAAGGGTGACGTACAAGGTTCTGTCGAAGCCTTGCAAGGCTCCTTGGAGAAACTTTCCACTGATGAGATCCATCTCAATGTCATCCGTGCCAGTGCCGGTGCAATCATCGAAAGTGATGTCACCTTGGCAAGTGCATCTGATGCATTGGTCATCGGATTCAATGTCAGACCGACCCCACGTGCCCAGGCTCTTGCAGATCAGGAGAAAATCGAGATCCGCAAGTACAACATCATCTATGATGTGGTGGATGACATCCGCTTGGCAATGGAAGGCATGCTCAGTCCTGAAGTGCGTGAGATTGAGATCGGAACCGTCGAGGTGCGTGACACCTTCAAGGTGCCCAGAATCGGTACCATTGCAGGTGCCATGGTCACCAAGGGCAAGGTCAAGCGCAATGCTTTGGTCAGGGTCATCCGTGATTCCATCCAGCTCAACAGCCAGATGGTCCGCATTTCGAGCCTGAAGCGTTTCAAGGATGATGCCAAGGAAGTTGCGGAAGGCTTCGAATGTGGTATCGGACTTGAGAATTTCAATGACCTGCGTGTCGGCGATATTCTTGAGATTGTCGATACTGAGGAAGTCGCACGCAAGTTGGAGAGCAACCAAAAGATATGA
- the mutS gene encoding DNA mismatch repair protein MutS has translation MAEEEKLTPMMVQYRQIKDQNPDSVLFFRLGDFYEMFEGDAVEVSRILNLTLTKRNNQKMCGIPYHAAKTYIKRLLDAGKKIAICEQTELSEGGKQLAKREVVQVVTPATVVEDDFLQSDRDNYVLSISFQKQGLSVSYADITSGTFLLRFVGKDDRFMHLLSVLEQVGPREILVNEDDYFLYQDFQALIDSSSCMVTKLPPWRFRIKDAYPLMCEQVGSASLKAFGLDEQDVRLSSARALLWYLKETAKTSLRQIESFQVVSEEHLLSIDEASRKSLELLVNLHDGSEKYSLFSSIDANLTSMGKRKLKNWIANALTDVDQILGRQHWVTLLYEDRDELGRVRSHLKQVLDIQRLTSRLAMGRHMSKDLVGIAQTIVAFFTLFDVRYQQLLPAELNQDALQALVSLAQRINDALNSEWQGAFEEGKVIRTGYDAELDELRSIKGGGKQLLDSYLDQVRQETGISTLKLSQNKILGHYLEVSKAQADKVPPSFYRKQTLVNAERFTSDTLLEYEQKILKSAFEAEKRERAVYESIVEQTKQLQAELLCISTFLSDLDCLQGLASVAITHQYTKPVFTDEDVLFVEEARHPVVEQHMDVGEFVANDLSIGSSGKRFCLITGPNMAGKSTFLRQTALIVLLAQIGSYVPARSARLGIVDRLYCRVGSSDNLARGESTFLVEMQEAAHILRTASRSSLVIVDELGRGTSTQDGMSIAYAVMQQLMKIGSKTLFATHYHELARIDTTDLQLLTLQVTEMGSEIHFLRKVMEGIANSSYGLNVAKMAGVGREVLKQARNFQKQHFADYDLQNLQPDLFSAVVDESGVYSTISEQEEEVLDLLQSFSLDQSSPVEALLFLKKLQEKLQAT, from the coding sequence ATGGCTGAAGAAGAAAAACTGACCCCCATGATGGTTCAGTACCGTCAGATCAAAGATCAGAACCCGGATAGTGTTCTGTTCTTTCGTCTTGGTGACTTCTATGAGATGTTTGAAGGGGATGCAGTTGAGGTGTCCCGCATCCTCAACCTCACCCTTACCAAGCGAAACAACCAGAAGATGTGTGGTATTCCTTACCATGCTGCAAAGACCTACATCAAACGCTTGCTTGATGCAGGCAAGAAGATTGCCATTTGCGAGCAGACCGAACTGAGCGAGGGCGGAAAGCAACTGGCCAAGCGGGAAGTGGTGCAGGTAGTCACACCGGCAACCGTGGTTGAGGATGATTTCCTCCAATCCGATCGTGACAACTACGTACTCTCCATCTCCTTCCAAAAACAAGGCCTCAGTGTGAGCTATGCCGATATCACCAGCGGTACCTTCCTTTTGCGTTTTGTTGGCAAGGATGACCGCTTTATGCATCTGCTCAGTGTGCTTGAGCAGGTTGGTCCGAGAGAAATTCTGGTCAATGAGGATGATTACTTCCTGTATCAGGATTTCCAGGCGTTGATAGACTCCTCTTCCTGTATGGTGACCAAGTTGCCGCCCTGGCGATTCCGCATCAAGGATGCCTATCCGCTGATGTGTGAGCAGGTAGGTTCCGCGAGTCTGAAAGCCTTTGGGCTGGATGAGCAGGATGTGAGGCTCAGCAGTGCCAGAGCCTTGCTTTGGTACCTCAAAGAGACAGCGAAAACCAGTCTCAGGCAGATAGAGTCCTTTCAGGTGGTCAGTGAGGAGCATCTGCTGAGCATTGATGAGGCAAGCAGGAAAAGCCTCGAGCTCTTGGTCAATCTGCACGACGGCAGTGAAAAATATTCGCTTTTCTCCTCCATCGATGCAAACCTTACCAGCATGGGCAAACGCAAGCTGAAGAACTGGATCGCAAACGCCCTCACCGATGTTGACCAGATCCTTGGCCGGCAGCACTGGGTCACCCTCTTGTACGAGGACCGGGATGAATTGGGTAGGGTGCGTTCACACCTCAAGCAGGTGCTGGATATCCAGCGTCTTACTTCCCGACTGGCAATGGGACGTCATATGAGCAAGGATCTTGTCGGCATTGCCCAGACCATTGTTGCCTTCTTTACGCTCTTTGACGTACGGTATCAGCAACTTTTGCCCGCCGAGCTCAATCAGGATGCACTTCAGGCACTTGTCTCGCTTGCCCAACGGATCAATGACGCGCTGAACAGTGAGTGGCAGGGTGCCTTTGAGGAAGGAAAAGTCATCAGAACCGGATATGACGCGGAATTGGATGAGCTTCGGTCCATCAAGGGCGGCGGGAAGCAACTGCTGGATTCCTATTTGGACCAGGTGCGTCAGGAGACGGGAATCAGCACACTCAAGCTCTCCCAGAACAAGATCCTTGGTCACTATCTGGAAGTCTCGAAAGCACAAGCAGACAAGGTTCCCCCTTCTTTCTACCGGAAGCAGACACTGGTCAATGCAGAGCGCTTCACCAGCGATACCCTGCTGGAGTACGAACAGAAAATTCTCAAAAGCGCCTTCGAGGCGGAAAAACGGGAACGGGCAGTCTATGAAAGCATTGTTGAGCAGACGAAGCAGCTTCAGGCGGAACTGCTGTGCATCAGCACCTTTCTCAGTGACCTGGACTGCCTGCAGGGCCTTGCAAGTGTTGCCATCACCCACCAGTACACCAAACCGGTTTTCACCGATGAGGATGTCCTCTTTGTGGAGGAAGCCAGGCACCCGGTGGTTGAACAGCATATGGATGTCGGTGAGTTTGTGGCCAATGACCTCTCCATCGGCAGCAGCGGCAAGCGTTTTTGCCTGATCACCGGCCCAAACATGGCGGGCAAGTCGACATTCCTCAGGCAAACCGCCCTGATCGTACTTCTGGCACAGATAGGCAGTTATGTGCCTGCCCGATCGGCACGCCTGGGAATCGTGGACAGGCTCTATTGCAGGGTTGGATCTTCTGACAACCTTGCCCGTGGGGAGTCCACCTTCCTGGTTGAGATGCAGGAAGCAGCCCACATCCTGCGTACGGCAAGCAGAAGTTCCTTGGTTATTGTCGATGAGCTGGGAAGGGGAACCAGCACACAGGACGGCATGTCCATTGCCTATGCTGTGATGCAGCAGCTCATGAAAATCGGGAGCAAGACACTGTTTGCAACCCACTATCATGAGCTTGCACGGATTGATACCACCGACCTGCAGTTGCTGACTCTCCAGGTCACTGAGATGGGGAGTGAGATACACTTCCTGCGTAAGGTCATGGAAGGAATTGCAAACAGTTCCTATGGTCTGAACGTTGCCAAAATGGCTGGTGTCGGCAGGGAAGTGCTGAAACAAGCAAGGAATTTCCAGAAGCAACACTTTGCCGATTACGACCTGCAGAACCTGCAGCCTGACCTTTTCAGTGCTGTGGTGGATGAGAGCGGAGTCTACTCCACGATATCCGAACAGGAAGAGGAAGTACTCGATCTCTTGCAATCCTTCAGTCTCGACCAATCCTCACCGGTGGAAGCCTTGTTGTTCCTGAAGAAACTCCAGGAGAAATTGCAAGCAACCTAA
- a CDS encoding ribosome assembly cofactor RimP yields the protein MGLKLVEINRLDRGKTVSVSIVILAKDAEVTVDHCAKVYRLVYPRMELQLAERDLQLEVSTPGLQRNLKDVYEFSLFVGKRVRVYDTAKEAWLSGIIQDSDETSVTLTEVFIEDNKDMQENMVVEFASIQKAKLDYRWEDNSHGN from the coding sequence ATGGGTCTGAAATTGGTGGAAATCAATCGTCTCGACAGGGGCAAGACCGTTTCGGTGAGCATTGTCATCCTTGCAAAGGATGCAGAGGTGACTGTGGACCATTGTGCCAAGGTGTACCGCCTCGTGTATCCGAGAATGGAACTTCAGCTCGCAGAACGCGATCTTCAGCTTGAGGTGAGCACCCCTGGATTGCAGCGCAATCTGAAGGATGTGTACGAGTTCTCCCTTTTCGTTGGCAAGCGGGTCCGCGTGTATGACACCGCCAAGGAAGCTTGGTTGAGTGGCATCATACAAGATAGTGACGAGACATCGGTGACCCTTACAGAGGTTTTCATCGAAGATAACAAAGATATGCAAGAGAACATGGTTGTGGAGTTTGCCTCCATCCAAAAGGCAAAGCTCGACTATAGATGGGAGGACAATTCACATGGCAACTGA